TACTGGTCGGCGACCCCGACGTTGCCGAAGCCGGCGTCGGAGAGGGTCGAACGGGCGTCGTCCACCTTCTTGCCGCCCACCTCGGGCACCGAGGCCTGCGAGCCGTCGGTCGTGTAGACGGTCACGCTCGAGCCCCTGGAGAGCTGCAGGCCCGCACCCGGGTTGGTCGACGAGACCGTACCGGGGGTGCCGCCGCCGGCCTGGACGCCGCCGTCGACGTAGGTGAGGCCGGCGCCGGTGATCGCGGCACGGGCGGCCTCGGGCGTCTGGCCCTGGACGTTCGGCACCGCGATGGCGTTGCCGCGCACCGCCGAGGGGGACGGGTCGGCGAACTGGCCACCGGGGTACTGGGTGTTGACGATCGTCTGCGCCTGCTTCCAGAGCTGGGTGCGGGACCCGGCGTACTGGCCGTTGGGGCCGTAGACGAAGCGGAGGCTCTGCTTGCCCTCGATGTTGCCCATCCAGGTCGCCGTCGCGACCTTTGTGGTGGCGCCGATGAGCCAGATCTGATCGGCTTCGTTCGTCGTACCGGTCTTCGCGAACTCGTCGAAGCCGTCGGCAGTCCTGCCGCCGGGCGCGGTCCCGATCGTGAGGACCTTCTTCAGCGCGTAGATCGCCGTGGCGGCCACCTGCGGATCGATGGCCTGCGTGCAGTCCTTCGGCTGACCGCCGAGCGACTTGCCGTCGGCATCGGTCACGTTGTCGATCGCGATCGGTCGGCAGAAGGTGCCGTTGTTCGCGATGCCGGCGTACGCCGCAGCCATCGTGAGCGGAGCGATGTAGTTGTCACCGAGGACCGAACCGGCGTAGAGCTCGAGGTTCTGCGTGGTCTTCTTGGACATGTCGTCCCCGAAGGCCGCGATGGGCGCGCGCGGCGCCGCGCGGTGGACGCCGAGGGACTCCGCGGTCTTCCGGATGTCGCAGTAGTCGAGCTTCTGCGCCATGTTGATGTAGGAGACGTTCACGGAGCGGTACGTCGCGTTCTCCACCGTCATGTTGCCGCCCTCGCCCGGCGAGTCGTTCTTCGGCGTGTAGTTGGTGGTCGACGGCGACCCGCAGAGGGGGTAGGAGTTGTACGTCCGCGGCGTCCCGTTGACGATCTCGCCGAGACCGTGCCCGTTCTGCAGCCAGTTGAGCAACGTGAACGGCTTGAAGGTCGAACCGGTCTGGAAGCCCTCGCCGCCGCCGTACTCCTGGTCGACGCTCAGGTTGAGGCCGGTGTCCGTCGTGGGAGCGCACGCGTTCGGGTCAGCGCCCTGCGAGCCGCACGCCGCGAGCTGGTTGTAGTTCTTGTTCTGCGCCATCGTCAGGATGCGGCCGGTGTCGGCCTCGACCGAGTTGATGACGCCGCCGAGCTTGAACCGCGCCTCGGTGTTCGGCGCGTACGCGTTGATGAGGTCCTTCTGCGCGTTGTTCAGGTCGAGGTTCAGCGTGGTCTGGATCGTGTACCCGCCGTTGCGCCAGGCAGCGTCGCGCGCCTTCTGCGTCGAGCCGAGCTGCGACATCTCCTTGACGACCTGCACCGCGTAGTCGCAGAAGAACTGCGAGCCGTTGCCCGCGGCGGCCTTGCAGCCCTGCGTCGGGTCGGTGAGGTGGACGTAGTCCTTCGGGTCGGAGGCGATGGCCTCGTCGAAGGCCTTCTTGTCGATGTGGTCCTGGGCGTACATCGACTTGAGGATCACGTCGCGTCGGGCGACGTTCGCCTTGTAGTACTTCGGGTCCGAGAGGTTGCGGGTGTTCGGCGACTGCACGATCGCGAGGATCGAGGCGGCCTCGGCCGGGGTGAGGTCGGTCGCGCTCTTGCCGAAGTACCGCTGCGCGGCGGCCTGCACGCCGTAGGTCTGGTCGCCGAAGAAGGCGATGTTGAGGTACCCGGTGAGGATGTCCTTCTTCGGGTACTTCTTCGCGAGCCCGATCGCGAGCTTCATCTCCTCGAGCTTGCGGGAGACGGAGACCTTGGTGGCCTCGTTGTAGGCCTTGAGCCGCTCCTCCTGCGTGGGGAGCTCGAGGGCCTGCTGCATCTTGATGTTGCGGACCAGCTGCATGGTGAGGGTCGACCCACCACCGGAGTCGCCGAGCCCACCGCCGGCGACGGTGCCGACACCGGCGCGGACGAGCGAGGTCATGTCGACGCCGCCGTGGTCCCAGAAGCGCTTGTCCTCGCCGTCGATCGCGGCGTTCTTGAGGTTGTCGCTGATCTGGTCGTACTTGAGTTCCTGGCGGTTCTGGTCGTAGACCGTCGCCAGGTGCACCGGCTTGCCGCCCTGGTACGCCAGCACTTCGTTGCGCTGGGGGAGGTCACCGAGTTCGATGTACTCCGGCAGGGACTCGAAGACACCGATCGTCGAGGTCGTCGTGACACCGGCGACCGCGATGGCCGGGGTGACACCGATGGTGACGAGCAGACCGGCGAGGGCACTGAAACCGACGAAGCCGACGAAGGCGCCGACTGCGGAGACGGGCTTGGTCCGGCGGGCAGACGTCTTCTGGGCAGACATAGGATGCAGCCTAAACGACACCTCGGACTGAAAGGCTGGCAAGGAACCGCATGAGCCGCTGGGAATACCTCACGACCCCGTTGATCATCCACAACACCACCGCCATCCTCAACAACTTCGGCGACCAGGGCTGGGAACTGGTGCAGGTCGTCACCGGTCCGGAGGGTGGGCTCGTCGCCTACCTGAAGCGCCCGAAGGCCGACGCGTGAGCACCGCCGACCGCCTGACCGAGCTCGGCATCACGATCCCGGAGGTCGCGGCGCCCGTCGCCGCCTACGTCCCCGCCGTGGTCTCCGGGGCGCACGTCTTCACCGCGGGACAGCTGCCCTTCGCCGACGGCGCGCTCCCGGTCACCGGCAAGGTCGGCTCCGCGGTGGACGCCGAGACCGCGACGGCGCAGGCCCGCCAGGCGGCGCTCAACGCGCTCGCTGCGGTGCAGAGCGTCGCCGGTTCGCTCGACCGCGTCGCCCGGGTGGTCAAGGTCACGGTCTTCGTCGCCTCGGACCCGTCGTTCACCGGGCAGCCGGGGGTCGCGAACGGCGCCTCGCAGCTCGTCGGTGACGTGTTCGGCGAGGCGGGCGTCCACGCACGCAGCGCCGTCGGCGTCGCGGTGCTCCCGCTCGACGCGCCGGTCGAGGTCGAGCTGGTCGTCGAGCTGACGGACTGAACCACCTGCGGACGCGACGCGTCCGGAGACGCAGGAAGGGCCTCCCGGCCGGTGCCGGGAGGCCCTTCTCCTGTCGTGCGGACTACATCAGTTCCGCGATGGTCGCCATGATCGTCGGGTCCGCCAGCGTGGTCGTGTCACCGATGCGTCGGCCCTCCGCCGCGTCGCGGAGGAGGCGGCGCATGATCTTGCCGGACCGCGTCTTCGGGAGTTCGGGCACGATGACCACCTGCCGGGGCTTCGCGATCGGGCCGATGCGTGCGCCGACCCAGTTGCGCAGTTCCGCTGCGGAGGCCTCGCGGTCGACGCCCTCGGCCGCCTCGGCGGTGAGGATCACGAACGCGACCACGGCCTGTCCGGTCGTCTCGTCCGCGGCGCCGACGACGGCTGCCTCGGCGACGCCCTCGTGTCCGACCAGCGCGGACTCGATCTCGGCCGTGGACAGGCGGTGGCCGGAGACGCTCATGACGTCGTCCACGCGGCCCTGCACCCAGATGTCGCCCTGTCCGTCGAGCCGGGCGCCGTCGCCGGCGAAGTAGCGGCCGGGGAAGCGCGACCAGTACGTCTCGACGAAGCGGTCGTCGTCACCCCAGATGCCGCGCGCCATCGAGGGCCACGGCTCGGTGATGGTGAGGTAGCCGCTGCCGCCGGGGTCGACGCGGTGGCCGTCGTCGTCGACGATCTCTGCGACGATCCCGGGCAGCGGAGTCTGGGCTGCGCCCGGCTTGAGCTTCGTGACGCCGGGCAGCGCCGAGATCATGATCGCGCCGGTCTCGGTCTGCCACCACGTGTCGACGATGGGCGTGCGGTCGTGGCCGATGACCTGCCGGTACCACTGCCAGGCCTCGGGGTTGATCGGTTCCCCGACGCTGCCGAGCAGTCGCAGCGTCTCGAGGCTGCGGGCCTCCGGGATCTGGCGGCCGGCCTTCATCGCCGCGCGTACGGCGGTCGGTGCGGTGTAGAGGACCGTCACCCCGTAGGCGTCGACGAGGTCCCACCAGCGGCCTGGCTCGGGCTCGTCGGGGGTGCCCTCGTAGAGCACCTGGGTGACGCCGTTCGCCAGCGGCCCGTAGACGACGTAGGAGTGTCCGGTGATCCAGCCGATGTCGGCGGTGCACCAGTAGACGTCCTTGTCGGGGTGCATGTCGAAGACGTTCCGGTGCGTGTACGCCGCCTGCGTGAGGTACCCGCCGGAGGTGTGCACGATGCCCTTCGGCTTCCCGGTCGTGCCCGAGGTGTACAGGATGAAGAGCGGGTTCTCGGCGGGGAAGGCCTGCGCCTCGTGCTCGGGGGCGGCGGCCTCGAACGCGTCGTGCCACCAGTGGTCGCGGTCGGTCCAGGCGACCTCGTTGCCGCCGCGCTGCACGACGAGCACGTGTTCGACGCTCCCGGTGCCCGCGCCCTGCAGTGCCTCGTCGACGGCGGGCTTGAGCGGCGTGACGGCACCGCGACGCCACCCGCCGTCCGCGGTGACGACGACCTTGGCGCCCGCGTCCTCGATCCGGGTGCGGAGGCTCTCCGCGCTGAACCCACCGAAGACGACGGAGTGGATCGCACCGATCCGGGCGATCGCGAGCATGGTGACGACGGCCTCCGGGATGAGGGGGAGGTAGACCACGACCCGGTCGCCACGCCCGACGCCCAGCCCCTCGAGCATGTTCGCGGCCCGCTGCACGTCGGCGGTCAGCTGCGCGTACGTGATGGTGCGGGTGTCGCCGCGTGCGCCCTCGAAGTGGATCGCCACCCGCTCACCGTTGCCGGCCCGGACGTGCCGGTCGAGACAGTTTTCGGCGACGTTCAACTCGCCGTCGGCGAACCAGCGGGCGAAGGGTGCTGCCGACCAGTCGAGCGTGGTCGTGAACGGGGTGCGCCAGTCGAGGAGGGCACGGGACTGCTCGGCCCAGAACGCGACCCGGTCGGCGCTCGCGGCCTCGTGCAGTCCCTGGTCGGCGACGGCGTCGGCCACGAACTCGGGCGACGGGGGGAAGGTCGCCCCCTCGTCGGTGGTGGTGTCGGTCGGCTTTGCGTCGGCCTGCTGCGGAATCGTCATCGATGTCCTTTCGTCTCGTCCGCCCGGGACGCGGTCGGACCACCGAGGCAGACGACGACCGGGCGCAGTCGGAGACTACTCCGGGCGGTGACGTCGGTGGGGGCGGTCCGTGGAGGGCTGTGGACGGATGTCGATCGACGACCCGCTGTGAACGGATCGCCGTCACGTCGGGCGGTCCGTCGGCCGCCGTCACTGCGCGCGGCTCGTCGGCCGCCGCCACTGCGGGGCGGAGCCGCGGCTGTCCGTGCGCAGTCGTGCAGTCGATCTCCGCAGGGCGCCCCCGCACGTGCTCGCAGGTGTCATCGCATCCCGTTCATGGGGTACACTCGTACCTGCCGGGCTCGTTCCCGGTGGCGCCGGCAACGATTCCCCCCAATCAGCCGGTGTCCTGGCGGCACCCGTTCCCCCCAACAGGTGCCGCCTCTTCTTTTTCCTGGGTTCCCCTCACCTGCACGAGTGGTCCGGCAGGTGTCGACACGGCGCTCGATCGGTGCAGGGACGCGGCCGGAGTGGACAGACCGGTCCGCCGAACGGCCGACACGGCAATGCTGCCGCGGTCGGGTCGCAGCAGCCCGGCGGAGCGGCGACACCGGCGCGCCGACCGTCCTGGCCCGCCCCACCGCCCGTCGACTGCAACGGGGTACGGGCGCGCGCTTCGGGGTACAAACGCGCGGTCGCGTTGAGGAGAGCTGCCTTGTCCACCGGCCCGGCCGGGAGGCGCGGTGCGGCCCGACCGGGTCCGTACCGTCCCCGACATGCACCGGCACCGCGCTCCGTTCCTGCCCGGCACCCCTCAGACCGGCCACCTGCGGCATGCCGCCGCCCTGATCGACTTCGAGGAGCTCGCCCCGCTCGTCGCCGACGACCGGGTGACCGACGTGCTCGTCCTCGGCGGACGTGGCGTCTGGACCGACCGGGGGTCCGGGCTCGACGTCGTCCGGGGCCTCGTCCTGTCCGAGGAGCGGACACGCGATCTCGCGCGGACACTCGTCGCACGCGGCGGACGACACGTCGACGAGACCACGCCGTGCGCGGACGTCCGGCACGGAGACGGCATCCGGGTGCACGCGGTTCTGGCCCCCGTCTCGGTGCAGGGGACCGCCATCTCGATCCGGCTGCCCCTGGCCGAACGCCCGACCGTCGCCCGGCTGGCGGCAGGCGGGTTCTTCGAGAAGGTCCCGCGCGCGGTCGTCGAACGGGCGGTGCGCGAGCGACGCAACATGCTCGTCACCGGAGCGACCGGGAGCGGCAAGACCACGCTCCTCGCCGCGATGCTCGCCCTGGTCCCGGCCGCCGAACGCGTGATCACGGTCGAGGACGTCGCCGAACTCCGCGTCGACCATCCGCACGTCGTGTCCCTCGAGGCGCGACAGGCGAACGCTGAGGGGGCCGGGGCGCTCGGGCTCGACCGGCTGCTCCGCGAGGCGCTCCGGATGCGCCCCGACCGGATCGTCGTGGGGGAGTGTCGCGGCGCCGAGATCCGCGAACTGACCTCGGCGCTGAACACCGGGCACGACGGTGGCGCGGGCACCGTGCACGCGAACGGGCTCGAGGACGTCGCCGCCCGGCTCGAGGCGCTCGGGGCGCTCGCCGGTCTGGGGGCCGAGGCCCTGGCACGCCAGGCCGCGAGTGCGTTCGACCTGGTGCTGCACGTCGAGCGGCGCGGTGGTGTCCGACGACTGGCGGCGGTCGGCCGCCTCGGGATCGATCCCGTGGGGCGACTCGAGGTCTCCGCTCTGCACCCGCTGCACGCGCCGCCGGAACGGGCACACCGGGCGCGGACCGCGGTCGGACGGGATCTGTCGGCACGTCGGACCGCGCCGGACGGGCGGATCTCACCGGACGGGCGGATCTCGCCGGACGTGCGCATCTCGCACGATGCGCGGGTCCAGACCGGCGGGCACCACGGAGCGTCCGGCGGCGTGCTCGGCGGGACGTCCGGCCTGCGCCCGGGAGGTCCGTCCGGCCTCTCCGGGCTTCCCGGTCCTTCCCCGGCCGCCGGGTCCTTCGGGGCTGCCGGGTCGTCGACGGCGGCGTCGGGTGGCCGGTCCGGTGGTGCCCATCGCCGGCGACGTGACGGGACGTGAGGGCGACCGGCCGGAGGAATGCTCGGACGAGTGCGGCGCTGGACCGAGCACGCGTGCTGGACCGTGTCGCCGTGCTGGTGAGCGCCGGCGTCCCGCCGCCACGAGCCCGGTGGCTCGCCGGGGACCGCACCGGGGAGGACGTTGCCGTCGGCGACGGCACCGCGGGCGCCGCGGATGACCGCGCTGCGGGCCCCGCGGCCGACAGGTTCACGGTCGGCACCGGTCGCGCGGTCGGCACCGGTCGCGCGGTCGGCGCCGGTCGCGCGGTCGGCGCCGCAGACCGGGACGTCGAGGGTGTCCTCGCGGTCGCTGCTCGCACCGGTGCCCCGGTGGTGCCGGCGCTCCGGGCGCTGGCTGCGTCCCTCCGAGACACCGCGGCGGCGGAGCGGTCGGTGCGGATCGCGCTGGCCGGACCACGGTCGAGTGCGCGGGTGGTGCTGGCGCTCCCGGCGTTCGGCGTCCTGCTGGGCTCGACGTGGGGCGTGGACACGGTCGGCGTGCTCGTCCGGACACCGGTCGGCTGGGGGTGCCTGGCGGGGGCAGCGCTCCTGGTCGCGGTGGCCGGACGGTGGACCGCGCGCCTCGTCACCGCGGCCGCAGGCAGACCGGAGGTCCCCGGGCTGCTGCTCGACGTCTGGGCGGTCGCGGTGTCCGGCGGTGGCGCCTGGACCGACGCGGCGTCAACCGTCGAGGCGGTGTTCCCCGGTCGGCACTGGCCCGCGGAGGACCGCGCCCGGCTGACCGAGACGTTGGCGCTCGCCGAGCGGGCCGGGGTCCCGGCCGCGGCACTGCTCCGCGCCTGGGCCGTCGACAGCCGTGCGGACGCCGCTGCCGAGGACATCGCCCGGGCGGAGCGGCTCGGGGTCCGGCTCGTCGTGCCGCTCGGGGTCTGCGTGCTGCCCGCGTTCGTGCTGGTCGGGGTGGTGCCCGTCGTGCTCGCGATCCTCTCCTCCACATCCACTGGCCTCGGATGAGCCCTCCACCGGATGCGGCAGGGGACGCCGGCCGGCGGGGCTGCTCGCCGAGACTCGGTCCACCGCCGGGACCGGCACCGACCGCGGGCCCGGCGGAGACACCGTTCGACAGAGAGAAGGAAGGACACCACATGGAAGAGGACTCGGCTGCACCCGTCCGCGGCGGTACCGCCGGACCCGACGCGACCCAGGACACCGTCCGACCCGCGCGCTCGCTGCGGCGTCGGCCGACGGCGGAGGTCGACGGCCTCCGCGGGCTGCTGCGCGACGACCGCGGCTCGGCGACGGCGGAGTACGCGGTGGTCATCCTGGCGGCGGTCGCCTTCGCCGGGGTACTCGTCGCGGTGATGCGGTCCGGCGAGGTGCAGGCCATCCTGACCGAGCTCGTGCGGAACGCCCTCACACCGTGACCGGCCCGCGACGTGCCCGGGGCGACCGGGAGCGGGGAGCCGTGACGGTCGAGTTCGCCGTCGCGCTCCCCGTCGTCGCGGTGGTCGTGGCTGCGGGCATCGCCGGCGTCGTGGTCGTCGACAGGCAGGGGCGGCTGCAGTCGGCGGCGGCCTCGGCGGCCCGGGCGTTCGGGCGCGGGGACGAGACGGGCGGCCGGAGCGTGCTCGACCGGGCCGCCGCGGGATCGGTGCGGATCGAGCGTGCGGCGGGCATCGTCTGCGTGCGCGCCACCCGGTCGGCGGGGAGCGGGCCGTTCGTCGGCATCGCGGTCGAGGGGCGTGCGTGCGCCGTGGACGAGCAGGCTGCCGGGGGACCGCCGTGACCCACTCCGACCGGGGTGTCGCTGCCGAACCCGGTCGACGGCCGGACGGCACCGGACGCGGTGCGACCGTGCCGGACGAGCCCTCCGGCCCGGTCGGCCGCGCTCCGCGCACTCCGGTGCGGCGCGCCGAGACCGGTTCGGCCGCGGTCGTGCTCGTCGCGGTGCTCGCCGCCGTCACACTCGTCGTGACGGCGGTGCTGACGGCCGCGGCACACCGCGTCGCGACGGCCCGAGCACAGGGTGCCGCTGACGCTGCCGCGCTCGCCGCGGCGGCGTCCGCGGTCGGGTTGCTGCCCGGCCGGCCGTGCGCGTCGGCGAGCCGCCTCGTCCGGGCGAACCGTGCCTCCCTCTCGACCTGCTCGGTGGTGGGCGCAACCGCTGTGGTCGGGGTCGTCGTCGGGTCCGGACCACTGGCTGCTCGCGCGACGGCGACCGCCGGCCCACGCGGCGACGCCGGGTCGGTGATGCGGACGGCGTCGGCCGTCCACCCGGTGCCGTCCCGGGGGAACGGTCCGGGTCGGCCTCCACCGAGGCATCCCCAGCGGAGTGTGTATGGTGTGCCTGTCGGCCCGCCGGTCACCGAATTCCCGGTCGACCCGGACGCATCGAGACGTCCGTCGGCCGATCAGCACCATCGATCAAGGAGACACGTGCCAGGCACGAAGAAGCTCGTGATCGTCGAGAGCCCCGCGAAGGCGAAGACGATCGCGCAATACCTCGGCGACGGATACGAGGTCCAGGCGTCCGTCGGCCACATCCGTGACCTCGTCGAGCCGAAGAACCTGCCGACCGAGCTCAAGAAGGGCTCCCTCGGCAAGTTCTCGGTCGACGTGGACAACGGGTTCGAGCCGTACTACGTCGTCTCCGACGCGAAGAAGAAGACCGTCGCCGACCTCAAGCGAGCCCTCAAGGACGCCGACGAGCTCTACCTCGCAACAGATGAAGACCGCGAGGGCGAGGCCATCGCGTGGCACCTCCTGCAGGTGCTGAAGCCCAAGGTGCCGGTCAAGCGCATGGTGTTCCACGAGATCACCAAGGAGGCGATCCAGCGCGCCCAGGAAGCCACCCGCGAGCTCGACACCGCACTGGTCGACGCGCAGGAGACCCGCCGCATCCTCGACCGTCTGTACGGGTACGAGGTCTCGCCGGTGCTCTGGCGCAAGGTCGGACCCGGCCTCTCCGCCGGTCGTGTGCAGTCCGCGGCGACCCGCCTCGTCGTCGACCGGGAGCGCGAGCGTCTCGCGTTCGTCACCGCCAACTACTGGGACCTCTCGGCACGCTTCGAGAAGTCCGAGGACGGCTCCTTCGCGGCCAAGCTCGCCCGCATCCACGGCAAGCGCGTCGCCTCCGGTCGTGACTTCGACGACCGTGGTGTGACCACCTCCGACGTCGTCCGTCTCGACGAGGCCGCGGCGAACGCCCTCTCGGCCGTGCTCGAGCGCGCCGGGGACGCCGTCGTCCGCAGCGTCGAGTCGAAGCCGTACACACGCCGTCCGGCCGCACCGTTCACCACGTCGACCCTGCAGCAGGAGGCGGCGCGCAAGCTCCGGTTCTCGGCTCGCCAGACGATGAGCGTCGCGCAGTCGCTCTACGAGAACGGCCACATCACCTACATGCGGACCGACTCCGCCTCGCTCTCGCAGCAGGCGGTCACCGCGGCGCGCAAGCAGGCGTCGGCGCTCTACGGTGCCGGTTCGATCCCGGCCAAGCCCCGCTCCTACGCCGGCAAGAGCAAGAACGCGCAGGAAGCGCACGAGGCCATCCGCCCCGCCGGTGACACGTTCAAGACGCCGTCCCAGATGGAGGGCGTCCTCCGCGGCAACGACCTCCGCCTCTACGACCTCATCTGGAAGCGCACCGTCGCCTCGCAGATGGCGGACGCGAAGGGCTCGACCGCCTCGGTCGTCCTGGGCATCACGTCGACCGAAGCGGTCGAGGGGCTGCCGTCCACGGCCTCCGGCACCGACGTCGAGTTCACGGCCTCGGGAACGGTCATCACGTTCCGCGGCTTCCTCAACGCCTACGAAGAAGGCCGCGACGAAGAGCGCGCCGCGAACGACACGAGCGACGACGCGAAGCTGCCGCAGATGGCCGAGGGCGACCACCTCGGCGTGCACGACGTCCTCGCCAAGGGCCACGACACCTCGGCTCCGCCG
The sequence above is drawn from the Curtobacterium sp. L6-1 genome and encodes:
- a CDS encoding ATPase, T2SS/T4P/T4SS family, producing MHRHRAPFLPGTPQTGHLRHAAALIDFEELAPLVADDRVTDVLVLGGRGVWTDRGSGLDVVRGLVLSEERTRDLARTLVARGGRHVDETTPCADVRHGDGIRVHAVLAPVSVQGTAISIRLPLAERPTVARLAAGGFFEKVPRAVVERAVRERRNMLVTGATGSGKTTLLAAMLALVPAAERVITVEDVAELRVDHPHVVSLEARQANAEGAGALGLDRLLREALRMRPDRIVVGECRGAEIRELTSALNTGHDGGAGTVHANGLEDVAARLEALGALAGLGAEALARQAASAFDLVLHVERRGGVRRLAAVGRLGIDPVGRLEVSALHPLHAPPERAHRARTAVGRDLSARRTAPDGRISPDGRISPDVRISHDARVQTGGHHGASGGVLGGTSGLRPGGPSGLSGLPGPSPAAGSFGAAGSSTAASGGRSGGAHRRRRDGT
- a CDS encoding transglycosylase domain-containing protein, which gives rise to MSAQKTSARRTKPVSAVGAFVGFVGFSALAGLLVTIGVTPAIAVAGVTTTSTIGVFESLPEYIELGDLPQRNEVLAYQGGKPVHLATVYDQNRQELKYDQISDNLKNAAIDGEDKRFWDHGGVDMTSLVRAGVGTVAGGGLGDSGGGSTLTMQLVRNIKMQQALELPTQEERLKAYNEATKVSVSRKLEEMKLAIGLAKKYPKKDILTGYLNIAFFGDQTYGVQAAAQRYFGKSATDLTPAEAASILAIVQSPNTRNLSDPKYYKANVARRDVILKSMYAQDHIDKKAFDEAIASDPKDYVHLTDPTQGCKAAAGNGSQFFCDYAVQVVKEMSQLGSTQKARDAAWRNGGYTIQTTLNLDLNNAQKDLINAYAPNTEARFKLGGVINSVEADTGRILTMAQNKNYNQLAACGSQGADPNACAPTTDTGLNLSVDQEYGGGEGFQTGSTFKPFTLLNWLQNGHGLGEIVNGTPRTYNSYPLCGSPSTTNYTPKNDSPGEGGNMTVENATYRSVNVSYINMAQKLDYCDIRKTAESLGVHRAAPRAPIAAFGDDMSKKTTQNLELYAGSVLGDNYIAPLTMAAAYAGIANNGTFCRPIAIDNVTDADGKSLGGQPKDCTQAIDPQVAATAIYALKKVLTIGTAPGGRTADGFDEFAKTGTTNEADQIWLIGATTKVATATWMGNIEGKQSLRFVYGPNGQYAGSRTQLWKQAQTIVNTQYPGGQFADPSPSAVRGNAIAVPNVQGQTPEAARAAITGAGLTYVDGGVQAGGGTPGTVSSTNPGAGLQLSRGSSVTVYTTDGSQASVPEVGGKKVDDARSTLSDAGFGNVGVADQYEKGDGKNECTVAAVEPGAGTAVAKDTGVTLKLYGTKGGKAPKDCR
- a CDS encoding TadE family type IV pilus minor pilin — encoded protein: MTVEFAVALPVVAVVVAAGIAGVVVVDRQGRLQSAAASAARAFGRGDETGGRSVLDRAAAGSVRIERAAGIVCVRATRSAGSGPFVGIAVEGRACAVDEQAAGGPP
- the acs gene encoding acetate--CoA ligase, which translates into the protein MTIPQQADAKPTDTTTDEGATFPPSPEFVADAVADQGLHEAASADRVAFWAEQSRALLDWRTPFTTTLDWSAAPFARWFADGELNVAENCLDRHVRAGNGERVAIHFEGARGDTRTITYAQLTADVQRAANMLEGLGVGRGDRVVVYLPLIPEAVVTMLAIARIGAIHSVVFGGFSAESLRTRIEDAGAKVVVTADGGWRRGAVTPLKPAVDEALQGAGTGSVEHVLVVQRGGNEVAWTDRDHWWHDAFEAAAPEHEAQAFPAENPLFILYTSGTTGKPKGIVHTSGGYLTQAAYTHRNVFDMHPDKDVYWCTADIGWITGHSYVVYGPLANGVTQVLYEGTPDEPEPGRWWDLVDAYGVTVLYTAPTAVRAAMKAGRQIPEARSLETLRLLGSVGEPINPEAWQWYRQVIGHDRTPIVDTWWQTETGAIMISALPGVTKLKPGAAQTPLPGIVAEIVDDDGHRVDPGGSGYLTITEPWPSMARGIWGDDDRFVETYWSRFPGRYFAGDGARLDGQGDIWVQGRVDDVMSVSGHRLSTAEIESALVGHEGVAEAAVVGAADETTGQAVVAFVILTAEAAEGVDREASAAELRNWVGARIGPIAKPRQVVIVPELPKTRSGKIMRRLLRDAAEGRRIGDTTTLADPTIMATIAELM
- a CDS encoding RidA family protein — protein: MSTADRLTELGITIPEVAAPVAAYVPAVVSGAHVFTAGQLPFADGALPVTGKVGSAVDAETATAQARQAALNALAAVQSVAGSLDRVARVVKVTVFVASDPSFTGQPGVANGASQLVGDVFGEAGVHARSAVGVAVLPLDAPVEVELVVELTD
- the topA gene encoding type I DNA topoisomerase, whose amino-acid sequence is MPGTKKLVIVESPAKAKTIAQYLGDGYEVQASVGHIRDLVEPKNLPTELKKGSLGKFSVDVDNGFEPYYVVSDAKKKTVADLKRALKDADELYLATDEDREGEAIAWHLLQVLKPKVPVKRMVFHEITKEAIQRAQEATRELDTALVDAQETRRILDRLYGYEVSPVLWRKVGPGLSAGRVQSAATRLVVDRERERLAFVTANYWDLSARFEKSEDGSFAAKLARIHGKRVASGRDFDDRGVTTSDVVRLDEAAANALSAVLERAGDAVVRSVESKPYTRRPAAPFTTSTLQQEAARKLRFSARQTMSVAQSLYENGHITYMRTDSASLSQQAVTAARKQASALYGAGSIPAKPRSYAGKSKNAQEAHEAIRPAGDTFKTPSQMEGVLRGNDLRLYDLIWKRTVASQMADAKGSTASVVLGITSTEAVEGLPSTASGTDVEFTASGTVITFRGFLNAYEEGRDEERAANDTSDDAKLPQMAEGDHLGVHDVLAKGHDTSAPPRYTEASLVKTLEELGIGRPSTYAAIISTIMDRGYVTQRGTALVPNWIAFSVVRLLEDYFGDLVQYDFTAEMESDLDRIASGDEDRVDWLKGFYFGGGDQRGLRTVIDNLGEIDAREINSVELAPGLTLRIGRYGPYIETPSDDPEKPRRVNVPEDIAPDELTLEKARELVEAPVIGDRVVGINPETGKEVLAKDGRFGPYVTERTPEPEPTVDPATGEVLPAAAGAEPEAATTTTATKTTAKSTAATGTKTAAAKKTTKKAAAPKERTASLFKSMDPQSVDLETALKLLDLPRVVGKDPESGDEITAQNGRYGPYLKKGTDTRTLPSEDAIFDVDLPGALEIFAQPKYGAKRAASAALKEFDADPVSGKPIKVKDGRFGPYVTDGETNATIPRGEEVEQVDFERAVQLLADKRAKGPVKKKAPARRAPAKKK
- a CDS encoding type II secretion system F family protein, whose translation is MLDRVAVLVSAGVPPPRARWLAGDRTGEDVAVGDGTAGAADDRAAGPAADRFTVGTGRAVGTGRAVGAGRAVGAADRDVEGVLAVAARTGAPVVPALRALAASLRDTAAAERSVRIALAGPRSSARVVLALPAFGVLLGSTWGVDTVGVLVRTPVGWGCLAGAALLVAVAGRWTARLVTAAAGRPEVPGLLLDVWAVAVSGGGAWTDAASTVEAVFPGRHWPAEDRARLTETLALAERAGVPAAALLRAWAVDSRADAAAEDIARAERLGVRLVVPLGVCVLPAFVLVGVVPVVLAILSSTSTGLG
- a CDS encoding DUF4244 domain-containing protein → MEEDSAAPVRGGTAGPDATQDTVRPARSLRRRPTAEVDGLRGLLRDDRGSATAEYAVVILAAVAFAGVLVAVMRSGEVQAILTELVRNALTP